Proteins from a genomic interval of Psychrobacter urativorans:
- a CDS encoding peroxiredoxin, with product MAHLRLGDSAPNFDASTTDGDINFYDWAGDNWVVFFSHPADFTPVCTTELGRAAALNGEFQKRNVKPICISVDSLDDHHAWAKDIGETQGTDLNFPIIADPNKEVANLYDMLHPNASTTATVRSVYIIDPKKKVRLILTYPASCGRNFDEIIRVIDALQLSDEYNIATPVDWKDGDDVIIPTSVKTEDIAAKYPKGHTEIKPYLRTTPAPNK from the coding sequence ATGGCACATTTACGTTTAGGCGATAGCGCACCGAATTTTGATGCAAGCACTACCGATGGCGATATCAATTTTTATGATTGGGCAGGCGATAACTGGGTGGTTTTTTTCTCACATCCAGCCGACTTTACTCCAGTATGTACCACTGAGCTTGGTCGCGCAGCTGCACTGAATGGCGAGTTCCAAAAGCGCAATGTGAAGCCAATTTGTATCTCAGTAGATAGCTTAGACGATCACCATGCGTGGGCAAAAGATATCGGTGAGACGCAAGGGACTGATTTGAATTTCCCAATCATCGCTGACCCTAATAAAGAGGTGGCGAATCTTTATGACATGTTGCATCCGAATGCCAGTACCACGGCGACCGTTAGAAGTGTCTATATCATTGATCCTAAAAAGAAAGTTCGCTTAATTCTCACGTACCCTGCTAGCTGTGGTCGTAACTTTGATGAAATCATCCGCGTGATTGATGCCCTACAATTATCAGATGAGTATAATATTGCGACCCCTGTTGATTGGAAAGATGGCGATGACGTTATTATTCCAACCAGTGTAAAAACTGAAGATATCGCTGCTAAATATCCTAAAGGTCATACCGAAATTAAACCGTATTTACGTACTACGCCTGCCCCAAATAAATAA
- a CDS encoding glutathione S-transferase family protein — protein sequence MKKLYLSRTAPNPRKALILLASKGIDIDDMDDLDVVDIDIPSNEHMTDAFTKLNPMQTVPVMQLDDGTVLNDSQAICEYLDRVYGERSVMGNDVVQRAQVCAMRRIAEFEVLYNFMLAFQHSHPSKAQRVDQVPEFAAKSIERAIKALPYFEAALEGHQYLVGDHLSFADIVLYLGLDFGKVLKVNPADHGENIARFYKHMNERFSIQTMAKAKSTADDA from the coding sequence ATGAAAAAATTATACTTATCCCGTACCGCGCCAAACCCTCGCAAAGCACTCATTCTACTTGCATCAAAAGGTATCGACATCGATGATATGGATGACCTTGATGTGGTAGATATTGATATCCCCAGTAATGAGCATATGACGGACGCTTTTACCAAGCTCAATCCTATGCAGACTGTGCCGGTAATGCAGCTCGATGATGGTACTGTACTTAATGATTCACAGGCTATCTGCGAATATCTTGATCGCGTTTATGGTGAGCGTTCAGTGATGGGTAATGATGTCGTGCAGCGTGCGCAAGTATGCGCCATGCGCCGTATTGCTGAGTTTGAAGTACTGTATAACTTTATGTTGGCATTTCAACACAGCCATCCATCAAAAGCGCAGCGTGTTGATCAAGTACCAGAGTTCGCGGCTAAATCGATTGAGCGTGCTATTAAAGCATTGCCTTATTTTGAAGCAGCCTTAGAAGGTCATCAATATTTAGTTGGCGACCATCTAAGTTTTGCTGATATCGTACTGTATTTAGGACTTGATTTTGGCAAAGTATTAAAAGTAAACCCTGCTGATCATGGCGAGAATATTGCACGTTTTTATAAGCATATGAATGAGCGTTTTAGTATTCAAACCATGGCGAAAGCTAAGTCAACAGCTGATGATGCGTAA